A window from Flavobacterium gyeonganense encodes these proteins:
- a CDS encoding BamA/TamA family outer membrane protein yields the protein MKLKHKNMRNRYTEYFVVLSLFFVFGCSNTKYLPEGELLYTGGSVKVKDSVIKKKDRKALEKELEGLLRPKPNKQLLGLRPKLWFYNIAGQPKKEKGFRYWLRTKVGEEPVLFSKVDLDYNASVLRNFAENKGYFKTRVSADSTVRNKRATAEYIVVPKKRYIIKSVTFPDDSLPMSRIIGRSSRRSLLKVGNPYDLDVIKAERERIDARLKERGYYYFNPDYILAKVDSSKGDHEVKIRLVIKDDVPPKALTSYKIDKIFVYPNFSISKDSVKYKSEDIVQYKDFTIIDTARTFEPRVFDRTILFKKGDLYNRKDHNLTLNRFVNLGTFSFVKNEFKISDSLPKTLDSYYYLTLLPKKFIRVEVLGKTNSASYTGSEINVNWNNRNLFRGAELLTVSVFGGADFQLSGANNGKNIYRLGTETSLTWPRFIVPFFPIQGSSEYIPRTKAALRYEYQNRTQLYALNSFKASFGYLWKENIRKEHQLNLLDVTYVSPNHVTQEYLDDIQKDEALGRIIEKQLIFGPTYSYTYTNTMQKRKKNTFYFNGELDLAGNITGLLSGANAKKNDTKEIFDVPFSQYAKIKTDFRHYLKLSKESELASRVIVGLGLPYGNSTILPTSKQFVVGGTNSIRAFRARSLGPGSYLNTITTNNYLPDQSGDFKLEFSTEYRAKLFSIVRGAAFVDAGNIWLVNADPNKPGAEFSKDFMKEIAVGAGVGLRFDVSFFILRTDLALPLRKPYLPEGERWVIKDIDFGSGAWRKDNLILNIAIGYPF from the coding sequence ATGAAATTAAAACATAAAAATATGCGGAACAGGTATACGGAATATTTTGTTGTTTTGTCCCTGTTTTTTGTTTTCGGATGCAGCAACACCAAATATCTGCCGGAAGGCGAATTGTTGTACACAGGCGGTTCTGTGAAAGTAAAAGATTCTGTTATTAAAAAGAAAGACAGAAAAGCATTAGAAAAGGAATTAGAAGGATTGCTTCGTCCCAAACCTAACAAACAATTGCTGGGCCTTCGACCTAAACTATGGTTCTACAATATTGCAGGACAACCTAAAAAAGAGAAAGGGTTCAGATATTGGCTTCGAACAAAAGTAGGTGAGGAACCTGTGCTTTTTAGTAAAGTAGATTTGGATTACAATGCTTCAGTTTTAAGAAATTTTGCTGAAAATAAAGGCTATTTCAAAACCCGGGTAAGTGCAGATTCTACAGTTCGAAATAAAAGAGCTACTGCAGAATATATTGTAGTCCCAAAAAAAAGATATATAATTAAAAGTGTTACTTTTCCTGATGATTCTTTGCCAATGTCAAGAATCATTGGAAGATCAAGCCGAAGAAGTTTATTGAAAGTTGGGAATCCATATGATCTGGATGTTATAAAAGCAGAAAGAGAAAGAATTGATGCAAGGCTTAAAGAACGAGGATATTATTATTTTAATCCGGATTATATCCTGGCTAAAGTAGACAGCAGTAAAGGAGATCACGAAGTAAAAATCAGATTAGTGATAAAAGATGATGTGCCGCCAAAGGCACTTACTTCTTATAAAATTGATAAGATTTTTGTTTATCCTAATTTTTCCATCTCCAAGGACAGTGTCAAATATAAGTCTGAAGATATCGTGCAGTACAAAGATTTTACAATTATTGATACAGCTCGTACTTTTGAACCGAGGGTTTTTGACCGGACTATATTATTTAAAAAGGGGGATTTGTACAATCGGAAAGACCATAATCTTACTTTAAACCGGTTTGTAAATCTGGGTACTTTTAGTTTTGTAAAAAACGAATTTAAAATTTCGGATAGTTTGCCAAAGACTTTGGACTCTTATTATTATTTAACGCTTTTACCCAAAAAATTCATTCGTGTCGAGGTATTGGGAAAAACAAATTCTGCAAGTTATACCGGAAGTGAAATTAATGTCAATTGGAATAACAGAAATTTATTCAGAGGTGCCGAATTATTAACAGTTTCTGTTTTTGGCGGAGCTGATTTTCAGCTTTCCGGAGCTAATAATGGTAAAAATATATACAGATTAGGAACAGAAACCAGTTTGACCTGGCCAAGATTTATTGTGCCATTCTTTCCTATTCAGGGTTCCAGTGAATATATCCCAAGAACAAAAGCTGCTTTAAGATATGAATATCAAAACAGGACGCAATTATATGCTTTGAATTCATTTAAAGCTTCATTTGGTTATTTATGGAAAGAAAACATCCGTAAAGAACATCAGCTAAATCTGCTTGATGTTACTTATGTAAGTCCAAATCATGTAACACAAGAATATCTGGATGATATCCAGAAAGATGAAGCATTAGGAAGGATAATTGAAAAGCAATTGATTTTTGGGCCAACATATTCGTATACGTATACCAATACGATGCAAAAACGTAAAAAAAATACTTTTTACTTTAACGGAGAATTAGATTTAGCCGGTAATATAACAGGTTTGCTTTCAGGTGCAAATGCAAAAAAGAACGATACGAAAGAAATTTTTGATGTTCCGTTTAGCCAATATGCGAAAATCAAAACTGATTTCAGACATTATTTAAAATTGAGTAAAGAAAGTGAATTGGCCAGCCGGGTTATTGTAGGACTTGGATTGCCATACGGGAACTCAACTATTTTACCAACCTCAAAACAGTTTGTGGTGGGAGGAACTAATAGTATCAGGGCTTTCAGGGCGAGATCGCTTGGGCCGGGAAGCTATTTGAATACAATAACAACAAATAATTATCTTCCGGACCAGTCAGGAGATTTTAAATTAGAGTTTAGCACAGAATATCGTGCAAAACTTTTTAGTATTGTACGAGGAGCCGCATTTGTTGATGCTGGAAATATTTGGCTTGTCAATGCAGATCCAAATAAACCAGGGGCAGAGTTTTCTAAAGATTTTATGAAAGAAATTGCGGTAGGAGCAGGTGTTGGTCTTCGATTTGACGTGTCATTTTTTATTTTAAGAACAGATTTGGCACTTCCATTAAGGAAGCCCTATTTGCCTGAAGGAGAGCGTTGGGTAATTAAAGATATTGATTTTGGAAGCGGTGCCTGGAGAAAAGATAACCTAATTTTGAATATTGCTATTGGTTATCCTTTTTAA
- a CDS encoding DUF2851 family protein, producing MKEDFLHYLWRFKKFDTLNLKTVNKEEVTIINTGNYLELAGPDFFNAQIKIGDQKWAGNVEIHLKASDWYLHLHEKDKAYENVILHVVWEYDADIYRQNNAEIPVLVLKDYVSPETILNYNKLKSPKSWIYCEKQIAYVPGFVFKNWQERLFFERLERKSQAIYDLLKEKNKDWEAVLFCLLAKNFGLNTNGNAFLQLAKSIPFSIIRKESFELENLEALFFGTTGLLDVEKEDVYFKDLKFRYFYLLHKYQIEKVYVEPVQFFKHRPDNFPTIRLSQLAALYHQYQNLFSKIIELKSINSIYKLFDVSTSLYWKNHYQFDKESLKKTKSLSNSFIDLLVINTITPLQFAYAKMLNESVAEDLISILDGISPEKNSIIEKFNSFGITSQNAFETQSLLQLKSQYCDVNGCMKCAVGMELLKSN from the coding sequence ATGAAAGAAGATTTTCTTCATTATCTCTGGAGGTTTAAAAAATTTGATACCCTGAATTTAAAAACGGTAAACAAGGAAGAAGTTACAATTATCAATACAGGAAATTACTTAGAACTTGCAGGGCCTGATTTTTTTAATGCGCAAATAAAAATAGGGGATCAAAAATGGGCTGGAAATGTTGAAATACATTTAAAAGCTTCTGACTGGTATTTGCATCTTCATGAAAAGGACAAAGCTTATGAAAATGTAATATTGCATGTTGTCTGGGAATATGATGCTGATATTTACAGACAAAATAACGCAGAAATCCCGGTATTGGTTTTAAAGGATTATGTATCTCCGGAAACTATTTTAAATTACAACAAACTAAAATCTCCAAAATCTTGGATTTATTGTGAAAAACAAATTGCCTATGTTCCGGGATTTGTTTTTAAAAACTGGCAGGAACGCTTGTTTTTTGAACGTTTAGAAAGAAAGTCACAAGCTATTTATGATTTGCTTAAAGAAAAAAATAAGGATTGGGAAGCGGTATTGTTTTGTTTATTAGCGAAGAATTTTGGTTTGAATACAAATGGAAATGCATTTCTGCAATTAGCTAAATCAATTCCTTTTTCAATTATTCGAAAAGAAAGCTTTGAACTTGAAAATCTTGAAGCTTTATTTTTTGGTACAACTGGTTTGCTGGATGTAGAAAAAGAAGATGTTTATTTTAAGGATTTGAAATTCAGGTATTTTTATCTGTTGCACAAATATCAAATCGAAAAAGTGTATGTAGAACCGGTTCAGTTTTTTAAGCACAGGCCAGATAATTTCCCTACAATTCGTCTTTCGCAGTTAGCTGCTTTATACCATCAGTACCAAAACTTGTTCTCTAAAATAATAGAGTTGAAATCTATCAATAGTATTTATAAATTATTTGATGTCTCAACCAGTTTGTACTGGAAAAATCATTATCAATTTGATAAAGAAAGTCTGAAAAAAACAAAATCATTATCTAACTCATTTATAGATTTATTAGTCATAAATACCATTACCCCTTTACAGTTTGCTTATGCTAAAATGCTGAATGAATCGGTAGCAGAAGATTTAATTTCTATTTTGGATGGCATCTCTCCTGAGAAAAATTCCATCATCGAAAAATTTAATTCATTTGGCATCACATCTCAAAATGCCTTTGAAACACAATCTTTATTGCAGCTAAAAAGTCAATATTGTGATGTTAACGGTTGTATGAAATGTGCTGTCGGTATGGAATTGTTAAAAAGCAATTAG
- a CDS encoding PspC family transcriptional regulator: protein MSLILKLKFFFEKYGFHVSSRLADKLGMRVTNVRLFFIYISFVTAGLGFGVYLTLAFWIKLKDLIRAKRTSVFDL from the coding sequence ATGTCACTGATTTTAAAACTGAAATTCTTTTTCGAAAAATACGGTTTTCATGTCTCTTCCAGATTAGCGGATAAACTTGGAATGCGTGTTACAAATGTCCGTCTGTTTTTTATTTATATCTCGTTTGTTACAGCTGGTTTGGGCTTTGGAGTTTATCTTACCCTTGCATTCTGGATTAAGCTGAAAGATTTAATTAGGGCAAAAAGAACATCGGTTTTTGATTTATAA
- a CDS encoding ComEA family DNA-binding protein has protein sequence MQSEVDSLKQIKQGYKPKIYPFNPNFISDYKGYKLGMSLAEIDRLLAFRKQNKYVSSAEEFQKVTKVSDSLLDAISPYFKFPDWVQNKKTFIHYSKEPVSQTFSKKEKLIVLDINQASQEDLMKIKGIGEGLSLRILKQKESLEAFVSMEQINDVWGLSPEVITELKKYFRVSSFPPIKKIPVNDASLKELAQFPYFRYALAKQIVTYRSMNGNIKNIEDLINIKGFPIEKANIIGLYLEF, from the coding sequence TTGCAATCAGAAGTTGATTCATTAAAACAGATTAAGCAAGGTTATAAACCTAAAATCTATCCTTTTAATCCAAATTTTATTTCAGATTATAAAGGATACAAACTTGGAATGTCATTAGCGGAAATTGACAGGCTTTTAGCTTTTAGAAAACAAAATAAATACGTCAGTTCTGCTGAAGAATTTCAGAAAGTGACTAAAGTTTCAGATTCTTTATTAGATGCTATTTCGCCTTATTTTAAATTTCCGGATTGGGTGCAGAATAAAAAGACTTTCATACATTACAGTAAAGAACCTGTATCACAAACATTCTCTAAAAAAGAAAAGCTAATTGTTTTGGATATTAATCAGGCAAGTCAGGAAGATTTAATGAAAATTAAGGGAATTGGTGAAGGATTATCACTCCGAATTTTAAAACAAAAAGAAAGCCTGGAAGCTTTTGTTTCTATGGAACAGATAAATGATGTCTGGGGACTTTCTCCAGAAGTTATAACTGAATTAAAAAAGTATTTTAGGGTTTCTTCTTTTCCGCCAATTAAAAAAATCCCTGTAAACGATGCTTCTTTAAAAGAATTAGCTCAATTTCCGTACTTTAGATATGCGTTGGCAAAACAGATTGTAACCTACAGGAGCATGAACGGAAATATTAAAAATATTGAGGATTTGATAAATATTAAAGGCTTTCCTATTGAAAAAGCAAATATAATTGGTTTATATTTGGAGTTCTAA
- a CDS encoding acyl-CoA dehydrogenase family protein — translation MNFDYNETQSMIAQSIKDFAEKNIRPYIMEWDEAQVFPIPLFKKLGEMGFMGVLVPEEYGGSGLGYHEYVTIVEEISKVDPSIGLSVAAHNSLCTNHILTFGNEDQKKKWLPKLATAEHIGAWGLTEHNTGSDAGGMNTTAVKDGDFWIVNGAKNFITHAISGDIAVVVVRTGEKGDSKGMTAFVFEKGMPGLTSGKKENKLGMRASETAELVFDNCRVPDANRLGEVGQGFVQAMKVLDGGRISIGALSLGIAKGAYEAALKYSKERYQFGQPISSFQGISFKLADMATEIEASELLLHKAAFLKQEHKPVTTLGAMAKMYASEACVKIANEAVQIHGGYGYTKDFPVEKFYRDSKLCTIGEGTTEIQKLVISRNLLKG, via the coding sequence ATGAATTTTGATTATAATGAAACGCAATCCATGATTGCGCAGTCTATAAAAGATTTTGCCGAAAAAAACATAAGACCTTATATAATGGAGTGGGACGAAGCGCAAGTTTTTCCAATTCCATTGTTTAAGAAATTAGGAGAAATGGGATTTATGGGAGTTCTGGTTCCTGAAGAATACGGAGGGTCTGGTTTAGGATATCATGAATATGTAACAATAGTTGAAGAAATTTCAAAAGTTGATCCTTCAATAGGATTGTCGGTTGCGGCACATAATTCGTTGTGTACGAATCATATTTTGACTTTTGGTAATGAAGATCAAAAGAAAAAATGGCTGCCAAAACTTGCAACAGCAGAACATATTGGCGCATGGGGACTGACAGAACATAATACAGGTTCTGATGCAGGCGGAATGAATACGACAGCTGTTAAAGATGGGGATTTTTGGATTGTAAACGGAGCAAAAAACTTTATAACTCATGCAATTTCAGGTGATATTGCCGTTGTAGTGGTTCGTACAGGAGAAAAAGGCGATTCAAAAGGAATGACTGCTTTTGTATTTGAAAAAGGTATGCCGGGACTTACTTCAGGGAAAAAAGAAAATAAATTAGGAATGCGTGCCAGCGAAACAGCTGAACTGGTTTTTGATAATTGTAGGGTGCCAGATGCAAATAGATTAGGTGAAGTAGGGCAGGGATTTGTGCAGGCTATGAAAGTATTGGACGGAGGAAGGATTTCAATAGGAGCTTTATCACTCGGAATTGCAAAAGGGGCTTACGAAGCCGCTCTTAAATATTCGAAAGAAAGATATCAGTTTGGACAGCCAATTAGTAGTTTTCAGGGGATTTCCTTTAAATTGGCTGATATGGCAACTGAAATTGAAGCTTCTGAACTGTTATTGCACAAAGCAGCTTTCTTAAAACAAGAGCATAAACCTGTTACAACATTGGGCGCAATGGCAAAAATGTATGCATCGGAAGCCTGTGTAAAAATCGCAAATGAAGCAGTTCAGATCCACGGAGGATACGGCTATACTAAAGATTTTCCGGTAGAGAAGTTTTACAGGGATTCTAAGTTGTGTACTATTGGCGAAGGTACGACTGAGATTCAAAAATTAGTTATTTCCAGAAATTTGTTGAAAGGATAA
- the rpsU gene encoding 30S ribosomal protein S21, with protein sequence MLIIPIKDGENIDRALKRYKRKFDKTGTVRQLRARTAFIKPSVIKRAQIQKAAYIQNLKDSLES encoded by the coding sequence ATGTTAATTATACCAATTAAAGACGGAGAAAATATCGATAGAGCATTAAAGCGCTATAAAAGAAAATTTGATAAAACAGGAACTGTTCGTCAACTAAGAGCACGTACTGCTTTTATTAAGCCTTCTGTTATCAAAAGAGCTCAAATTCAAAAAGCGGCTTACATTCAAAACTTGAAAGATAGTTTAGAGAGTTAG
- a CDS encoding tyrosine-type recombinase/integrase, with translation MKSNKDAFCDYLQLEKKYSAHTVNAYLNDISFFEVFNKTHFDQDGIEGVNYSQIRSWIVSLVDEGVSNVSVNRKMASLKSFYKFLLKTKQIEVSPMLKHKALKTPKIIQIPFSEKELTDLMQEVGVPVGFEEVRDKLIVDLFYTTGIRRAELIHLLIVNVDLSSGVIKVLGKRNKERIIPVLPIITEQFKTYLNERSAVEEIVDEDYFFISKKGLKLSESFVYRLINSYFSRVSEKVKKSPHVLRHTFATHLLNNGADLNSVKELLGHSSLASTQVYTHNSLAELKKVYAGAHPRSK, from the coding sequence ATGAAGTCAAATAAAGATGCTTTTTGTGATTATCTTCAGCTGGAGAAAAAATATTCGGCACATACTGTTAATGCTTATTTGAATGATATTTCATTTTTTGAGGTGTTTAATAAAACTCACTTTGATCAGGATGGTATTGAAGGTGTGAATTACAGTCAGATCAGGAGTTGGATTGTTTCTTTAGTGGATGAAGGGGTGTCAAATGTTTCTGTTAATAGAAAAATGGCTTCCTTGAAGTCTTTTTATAAGTTTCTCTTAAAAACAAAACAAATAGAGGTCAGTCCAATGTTGAAGCATAAAGCGCTGAAAACTCCCAAAATTATTCAGATTCCATTTTCTGAAAAAGAATTAACTGATTTGATGCAGGAAGTTGGGGTTCCGGTTGGTTTTGAAGAAGTGAGGGATAAGTTAATTGTGGATCTTTTTTATACAACAGGAATAAGAAGAGCGGAATTAATACATTTATTAATAGTAAATGTAGATTTGTCTTCAGGTGTGATTAAGGTTTTAGGTAAAAGAAATAAAGAACGAATTATTCCGGTTTTGCCAATCATTACCGAACAGTTTAAAACGTATCTTAATGAACGTTCAGCTGTTGAGGAAATAGTAGATGAGGATTATTTTTTTATTTCTAAAAAAGGGTTAAAATTAAGCGAATCTTTTGTGTATCGTTTAATAAATTCATACTTTAGTAGGGTATCTGAAAAGGTAAAAAAGAGTCCTCATGTGCTTCGGCATACATTTGCGACTCATTTACTTAATAACGGAGCAGATTTAAATTCAGTTAAAGAATTATTAGGGCATTCTAGTTTGGCGTCTACGCAGGTTTATACTCATAATAGTTTAGCAGAACTTAAAAAAGTATATGCTGGCGCACATCCAAGAAGTAAATAA
- the hpf gene encoding ribosome hibernation-promoting factor, HPF/YfiA family, which translates to MKVDVHAVNFTVDRKLVDFIQERMDKLEKYYDRVVSADVFLKVERTSDKENKVVEIKINVPGDEFLVKKQCKTFEEAVELSAESLERLLVKRKEKIRAHI; encoded by the coding sequence ATGAAGGTAGATGTTCATGCCGTTAACTTTACTGTTGACAGAAAGTTGGTAGATTTTATTCAGGAAAGAATGGATAAGTTAGAAAAATATTACGATCGGGTTGTCTCGGCAGACGTTTTTTTAAAAGTTGAAAGAACAAGTGATAAAGAGAATAAAGTTGTCGAGATTAAGATTAATGTTCCTGGAGATGAATTTTTGGTTAAAAAACAATGTAAGACTTTTGAGGAAGCGGTTGAACTTTCGGCAGAATCATTAGAGCGTTTACTGGTAAAAAGGAAAGAAAAGATAAGAGCGCATATATAA
- the tuf gene encoding elongation factor Tu → MAKENFNRSKPHLNIGTIGHVDHGKTTLTAAITKVLSDAGYCQAKSFDQIDNAPEEKERGITINTSHVEYETANRHYAHVDCPGHADYVKNMVTGAAQMDGAILVVAATDGPMPQTREHILLGRQVGIPRIVVFMNKVDMVDDAELLELVEMEIRDLLSFYEYDGDNGPVVQGSALGGLNNDPNWVPKIIELMEAVDAWIEEPVRDVAKPFLMPVEDVFTITGRGTVATGRIETGVANTGDPVEIIGMGAEKLTSTITGVEMFRKILDRGEAGDNVGLLLRGIDKADIKRGMVIIKPGSVKPHAKFKAEVYILKKEEGGRHTPFHNNYRPQFYVRTTDVTGVISLPAGVEMVMPGDNLTIEVALLSPIAMNVGLRFAIREGGRTVGAGQVTEIVE, encoded by the coding sequence ATGGCAAAGGAGAATTTTAATCGTTCCAAACCGCACTTAAACATAGGTACAATTGGACACGTGGATCACGGAAAAACTACATTAACTGCTGCAATTACAAAAGTATTGTCAGATGCTGGTTACTGTCAAGCAAAATCGTTTGATCAAATCGATAACGCTCCAGAGGAGAAAGAAAGAGGTATTACTATTAATACATCACACGTAGAGTATGAAACTGCTAACCGTCACTACGCTCACGTTGACTGTCCAGGTCACGCGGATTACGTAAAGAACATGGTTACTGGTGCTGCTCAAATGGACGGAGCTATCTTAGTAGTTGCTGCTACAGATGGTCCAATGCCACAAACTCGTGAGCACATCCTTTTAGGTCGTCAGGTTGGTATTCCAAGAATCGTTGTTTTCATGAACAAAGTGGATATGGTTGATGATGCTGAGTTGTTAGAGCTTGTTGAAATGGAAATTAGAGATTTATTATCTTTCTACGAATATGATGGAGATAATGGTCCTGTTGTTCAAGGTTCTGCTTTAGGTGGATTGAACAATGATCCTAACTGGGTACCTAAAATTATCGAATTAATGGAAGCTGTTGATGCTTGGATCGAAGAGCCAGTACGTGACGTTGCTAAACCATTCTTGATGCCGGTTGAGGACGTATTTACAATTACAGGTCGTGGAACTGTTGCTACAGGTCGTATCGAAACTGGAGTTGCTAATACTGGAGATCCTGTTGAAATCATTGGTATGGGAGCTGAAAAATTAACTTCTACTATTACAGGAGTTGAGATGTTCCGTAAAATCCTTGATAGAGGTGAAGCTGGAGATAACGTAGGTTTATTGTTAAGAGGTATTGATAAGGCTGATATCAAAAGAGGTATGGTTATTATTAAGCCAGGTTCAGTAAAACCACACGCTAAATTCAAAGCTGAGGTTTATATCTTGAAAAAAGAAGAAGGTGGACGTCACACTCCATTCCACAATAACTACCGTCCACAGTTCTACGTACGTACAACTGACGTAACAGGAGTTATTTCTTTACCAGCAGGTGTGGAGATGGTAATGCCAGGTGATAACTTAACTATTGAAGTTGCTTTATTAAGCCCAATCGCTATGAACGTAGGTTTACGTTTTGCTATCCGTGAAGGTGGTAGAACAGTTGGTGCTGGACAGGTTACTGAAATTGTAGAGTAA
- the secE gene encoding preprotein translocase subunit SecE translates to MTKVTNYLSEAFEELKSNVTWPAWAEVQKLTIVVAVFSILFALATWGVDEFFAKALAGFFNWLKG, encoded by the coding sequence ATGACAAAAGTTACGAATTATTTATCAGAGGCTTTCGAAGAGTTGAAGTCAAATGTTACTTGGCCTGCTTGGGCTGAGGTTCAGAAATTGACAATTGTTGTGGCTGTGTTTTCGATCCTGTTCGCTTTGGCGACTTGGGGAGTAGACGAATTTTTTGCAAAAGCTTTGGCTGGATTTTTTAACTGGTTAAAAGGATAA
- the nusG gene encoding transcription termination/antitermination protein NusG, with protein sequence MADNNVKKWYVVRAVSGQENKVKAYIETEIARLGMEDYVSQVLVPTEKVVTVKDGKKSSKDKVYFPGYVMIEANLVGEIPHIIKSITSVIGFLGEIKGGEPVPLRLSEVNRMLGKVDELAVNTDTRSIPFTLGETVKVIDGPFNGFNGTVEKINEEKRKLEVMVKIFGRKTPLELSFMQVEKV encoded by the coding sequence ATGGCAGATAATAATGTGAAAAAATGGTACGTAGTTAGAGCGGTTAGTGGTCAAGAAAATAAAGTAAAAGCTTATATCGAAACTGAAATTGCGAGATTAGGTATGGAGGATTATGTTTCTCAGGTCTTAGTTCCTACTGAAAAAGTAGTTACTGTAAAAGATGGGAAAAAATCATCTAAGGATAAAGTGTATTTTCCTGGATATGTTATGATCGAAGCTAACTTGGTTGGTGAGATTCCTCATATTATTAAGTCTATTACTAGTGTTATTGGATTTTTAGGAGAAATTAAAGGAGGAGAACCTGTTCCTTTAAGACTTTCTGAAGTAAACCGTATGTTAGGTAAAGTGGATGAACTGGCTGTAAATACAGATACAAGATCAATTCCATTCACTTTAGGAGAAACAGTAAAAGTGATCGATGGTCCTTTTAATGGTTTCAATGGTACGGTTGAGAAAATCAATGAAGAAAAACGTAAACTTGAAGTTATGGTTAAGATTTTCGGAAGAAAAACTCCATTAGAATTGAGCTTTATGCAAGTTGAAAAAGTATAA
- the rplK gene encoding 50S ribosomal protein L11 yields the protein MAKEISKVVKLQVKGGAANPSPPVGPALGAAGVNIMEFCKQFNARTQDKPGKICPVQITVYKDKSFDFVVKTPPAAVQLMEAAKLKSGSGEPNRKKVASVTWDVIKAIAEDKMVDLNAFTIESAMSMIAGTARSMGITVSGEAPF from the coding sequence ATGGCTAAAGAAATTAGTAAGGTAGTTAAACTACAAGTTAAGGGAGGTGCTGCGAACCCGTCGCCACCGGTTGGACCTGCTTTAGGAGCTGCTGGGGTTAATATCATGGAGTTTTGTAAGCAGTTTAATGCTAGAACTCAGGATAAACCTGGCAAAATTTGTCCAGTGCAAATCACTGTGTACAAAGACAAATCATTTGATTTTGTTGTTAAGACTCCTCCAGCTGCAGTACAGTTAATGGAAGCAGCAAAGCTAAAGTCTGGATCAGGTGAACCAAATCGTAAAAAAGTAGCTAGTGTTACTTGGGATGTTATCAAAGCAATTGCTGAAGATAAAATGGTAGATTTAAATGCATTCACAATCGAATCAGCAATGAGTATGATTGCAGGAACTGCTAGATCTATGGGTATAACTGTATCAGGAGAAGCTCCTTTTTAA
- the rplA gene encoding 50S ribosomal protein L1 translates to MDKKAKEAASKIEKNKLYSLKDAAALIKVVASAKFDESVDIAVRLGVDPRKANQMVRGVVTLPHGTGKDVKVLALVTPDKEAEAREAGADHVGLDDYLQKIKDGWTDVDVIITMPAVMGKLGPLGRILGPRGLMPNPKTGTVTMDVAKAVQEVKAGKIDFKVDKTGIVHAGIGKVSFGAEQIVDNAHEIIQTLIKLKPTAAKGTYIKGIHLTSTMSPAIALDPKAV, encoded by the coding sequence ATTGACAAAAAAGCAAAAGAGGCTGCTTCAAAAATTGAAAAGAACAAATTATATTCTTTAAAAGATGCTGCTGCATTAATTAAAGTTGTTGCTTCTGCAAAATTTGATGAGTCTGTTGATATCGCAGTACGTTTGGGTGTAGATCCAAGAAAAGCGAATCAAATGGTAAGAGGTGTAGTTACTTTACCTCACGGTACTGGAAAAGATGTTAAAGTATTAGCATTGGTTACTCCAGATAAAGAGGCAGAAGCTAGAGAAGCTGGAGCAGACCATGTTGGTCTTGATGATTATTTACAAAAAATTAAAGACGGTTGGACAGATGTTGATGTTATTATCACAATGCCGGCTGTTATGGGTAAATTAGGTCCATTAGGTCGTATTTTAGGGCCTAGAGGTTTAATGCCAAACCCTAAAACAGGTACTGTAACTATGGATGTTGCAAAAGCTGTTCAGGAGGTTAAAGCTGGTAAAATTGACTTCAAAGTTGATAAAACTGGTATCGTTCACGCAGGAATTGGTAAAGTTTCTTTTGGAGCTGAGCAGATTGTTGACAACGCACACGAAATTATTCAAACATTAATAAAACTTAAACCAACTGCTGCTAAAGGTACCTACATTAAAGGTATTCACCTTACAAGCACTATGAGTCCTGCGATTGCATTAGACCCAAAAGCAGTATAA